In the Leptotrichia sp. oral taxon 212 genome, one interval contains:
- a CDS encoding MazG nucleotide pyrophosphohydrolase domain-containing protein has translation MTKNNKDMTLKEIQFLIRHIEKGSLEKIQDNRSEAEKKENSRRLVLKLIEEFGELAENIRKNLRYNGENIKGTIEEELFDIFYYIIAIANDYNIDLEEIFHIKDKINKEKYDRSFSLEEARKEYEKNTK, from the coding sequence TTGACTAAAAATAATAAGGACATGACATTAAAGGAAATACAGTTTCTTATAAGGCATATTGAGAAGGGAAGTCTTGAAAAAATACAGGATAACAGAAGCGAAGCGGAAAAGAAGGAAAATTCCCGGAGACTTGTATTGAAACTGATTGAAGAATTTGGAGAGCTGGCTGAAAATATAAGGAAAAACTTGAGATATAACGGTGAAAATATAAAAGGAACAATAGAGGAGGAACTTTTTGACATATTCTATTATATAATTGCCATCGCAAATGATTATAATATTGACTTGGAGGAAATATTTCATATTAAGGATAAAATAAATAAAGAAAAATACGATAGAAGCTTTTCTCTTGAAGAAGCAAGGAAAGAGTATGAGAAAAATACTAAATAA